One region of Cetobacterium somerae ATCC BAA-474 genomic DNA includes:
- a CDS encoding electron transfer flavoprotein subunit beta/FixA family protein, with product MKIVVCIKQVPDTTEIRLDPVKGTLIRDGVPSIINPDDKGGLEEALRLKDKFGAHVTAITMGPPQADSALREAIAMGVDRAILLTDRKFAGADTLATSHAISAALKELDYDLIIAGRQAIDGDTAQVGPQIAEFLNLPQITYVNDIKFDGKDTFEVKRATEEGYMLLQVQKPCLMTILAEANKPRYMNVKNIVEAFNKEVEVWGVDRLSDIDEEKLGLKGSPTKVKKSFTKGVKAVGQLYEVDPQEAAKIIVEKLKEKFII from the coding sequence ATGAAAATAGTTGTATGTATAAAACAAGTACCTGATACTACAGAGATTAGATTAGATCCTGTTAAAGGAACTCTTATTAGAGATGGAGTACCTAGTATCATAAATCCAGATGATAAAGGTGGATTAGAAGAAGCATTAAGATTAAAAGATAAATTTGGAGCTCACGTTACTGCTATAACAATGGGACCTCCTCAAGCTGATTCAGCTTTAAGAGAAGCTATTGCTATGGGAGTAGATAGAGCAATACTTTTAACTGATAGAAAATTTGCAGGAGCAGATACACTAGCTACATCTCATGCGATATCAGCAGCTTTAAAAGAGTTAGATTATGACCTTATTATCGCAGGAAGACAAGCTATTGATGGAGATACTGCACAAGTTGGGCCACAAATTGCTGAATTTTTAAATCTTCCACAAATTACATATGTAAATGATATTAAGTTTGATGGAAAAGATACATTTGAAGTAAAAAGAGCTACTGAAGAGGGATACATGTTACTTCAAGTTCAAAAACCTTGTTTAATGACAATCTTAGCTGAAGCAAATAAACCAAGATATATGAACGTTAAAAACATTGTAGAAGCTTTCAATAAAGAGGTTGAGGTTTGGGGAGTAGATAGATTATCTGATATAGATGAAGAAAAATTAGGACTTAAAGGTTCTCCAACAAAAGTTAAAAAATCATTTACTAAAGGTGTTAAAGCAGTTGGACAGCTTTATGAAGTTGACCCTCAAGAAGCAGCGAAAATTATTGTTGAAAAATTAAAGGAAAAATTTATAATCTAA